One stretch of Acidobacteriota bacterium DNA includes these proteins:
- a CDS encoding DMT family transporter, with protein sequence MILARVLLFFTVVIWGWTFIATKICLEFVTPFELMGLRFLIALPVLLILISIRGVKPDIHIHWRRLLIGSAVITAHFFIQISGLNYTSATNTGWIISVTPLVMAVMAFLILRERISRNAMAGIVIATVGILLLVSRGKLVDLGWLSSTGDWLIMASAHTWALYTIATREVSRSSDPLAVTVAVLLPAAVLVLGIMLFTSDWSRFMHLSTEAIIALLFLGLFGTALAHWFWQEGVARLGAAEAGIFLYLIPVATTALAVPYLGESFGRFTAAGGLLVLAGVWYAQRRPRQ encoded by the coding sequence ATGATTCTGGCACGGGTGCTGCTCTTCTTTACGGTGGTCATCTGGGGATGGACGTTCATAGCCACCAAGATTTGTCTTGAGTTCGTGACCCCTTTCGAACTGATGGGCCTTCGGTTCCTGATTGCTCTGCCGGTGCTGCTGATCTTAATATCGATCAGGGGGGTCAAGCCGGATATTCATATCCATTGGCGCCGTTTGCTTATTGGATCGGCCGTTATCACGGCTCACTTCTTCATCCAGATTTCGGGGCTGAACTACACCTCCGCGACCAACACGGGCTGGATTATTTCCGTGACGCCGCTGGTAATGGCAGTGATGGCGTTTCTTATCCTCCGCGAGCGGATATCCCGCAACGCCATGGCGGGAATCGTGATTGCCACGGTCGGGATACTCCTGCTTGTCTCCCGCGGCAAGCTGGTCGACCTCGGCTGGCTGTCTTCAACGGGAGACTGGCTCATCATGGCGTCGGCGCACACATGGGCGCTTTACACCATCGCTACCCGGGAGGTCTCCCGATCCTCCGACCCACTGGCCGTGACGGTTGCCGTTCTGTTGCCGGCGGCCGTCCTGGTCCTTGGCATCATGCTCTTCACCTCCGACTGGTCCAGGTTCATGCACCTGTCGACCGAGGCCATAATAGCGCTGCTGTTTCTCGGTCTGTTCGGTACGGCCCTGGCTCACTGGTTCTGGCAGGAGGGCGTAGCCAGGTTGGGGGCCGCAGAAGCGGGGATTTTCCTGTACCTGATACCGGTTGCCACCACGGCCCTGGCCGTGCCTTACCTCGGGGAGTCTTTTGGCCGGTTTACGGCTGCCGGCGGATTGCTGGTTCTGGCCGGTGTCTGGTACGCTCAACGCCGCCCGAGGCAGTAA
- a CDS encoding PTS sugar transporter subunit IIA — MNLSRYLTENAVKLEMTTVIEAPDDGMPVEKWRQRGKELIIKELVDLLEGAYRIGNRTKLVTDFINRERKATTGIGKGVAVPHIRSMQAKDFMLGFARSGDGYDFGATDSQPTHLFFVMAAPPYDDSLYLKAFRALAEMLQYDSFRQELMTIKSPGEVIRAMRGAE; from the coding sequence ATGAATCTCTCGCGCTACCTGACAGAGAACGCAGTCAAGCTCGAAATGACCACCGTCATCGAAGCACCCGATGACGGGATGCCGGTGGAGAAATGGCGGCAGCGCGGCAAGGAACTGATCATCAAGGAACTCGTCGACCTTCTGGAAGGCGCATACCGCATCGGCAACCGGACAAAGCTCGTCACCGATTTTATCAACCGGGAGAGGAAAGCGACTACCGGTATCGGAAAAGGTGTGGCCGTCCCGCACATCCGCTCGATGCAAGCCAAAGATTTCATGCTGGGATTCGCGCGGTCTGGGGACGGGTACGATTTCGGGGCCACGGACAGCCAGCCGACCCATCTGTTTTTTGTCATGGCGGCGCCGCCTTATGATGACAGCCTGTACCTCAAGGCGTTCAGGGCGCTCGCCGAAATGCTGCAGTATGACTCCTTTCGGCAGGAACTGATGACGATTAAGTCGCCCGGCGAGGTCATCCGGGCGATGCGGGGAGCGGAGTAG